The Raphanus sativus cultivar WK10039 chromosome 6, ASM80110v3, whole genome shotgun sequence sequence AGTCTCAAATAACTTCTGAGTAATTATCTGTTGAAGATGTATTAGCTTTCAGACACAAATATGGCTCCACAAACCATCACGCAACCGCCGGAAAAGGGAAAACTCATGTAATTCTCTCCGGCTACAACTATTTATAGATGATTTTTCTAAATACCATGAATACAGAGATAAACATCATTTGGATCTTTGTTGATAATGCAGGTGGTTTAAAAGCTAACTGCTTCATATGGTCCAATAGTGGACGCAATGGACAACCAAGGAAAAGTTTTCAGCCTAAAAGCTTAACTCGGgatatttgtttaaattaacCAGCTAAACGTATTGAACAAGAATCATCATTTGTATACCATACAAAATCACAAAAGGAAGCTTTTAGgatttttgtaacattttttttctgttcaagttttttttttgtaacattttaatTCTGAATTTTGGTTGCCTATGTTAAAATCTCCACATTCAAACAGTATGAAAAACTCTCTACACAAATTCACTACACAATATGCAAAATTATAATCAAGAGAAGAGACCATTATCTTTCAAAAACAGTTTTGTGctaatagagaaaaaaatagtaagGGGGTGATTGGCAAGTGCTTTAGAAGTTATGTAGGATCTTTCTATAGCCCAAATTATTTCTACAGCCCAAATTTTTACCAATCATGCTttgtaaaatttttttaaagctacagatttttctttcctttttatttatttttagctgtAGAAAGCAATAAATCCAGAGCACTTATTTTTTgctttagaaaatttataaggaagtcactaaatatttttaaacctaCAGCTAAAATCTTACAGCAAAATTATTTACAGCCACATCAAAAAAATCTACAGTTTTATTTCTAAagcaaaaaatacaaaactacaGCTTCTTCCAATCATCCCCTAAGTGTTCTTTTTTATCGATCTTTGAGTTTATactgttataaaatatttatatataactttaatataaaaataaagaacaaCATCAAAATATAAGAATTGACATTATATAACAAATATGGAACAAATTTAGCTTCAGTACCAAATTATTTCAAGTTTGTCTATTCTATCTAAAATAGTtgtataaaatatcaagttaCAACTCCTAGAAGTGAAAAATTCATTATCTATCTAGACAATGATTTCcctataaaaacatataataaatacaatttagatcagtaaattttttttaaaaatatataaaacaatctTGCGGCGTAGCGCGGATAGTTACCTAGTAATATCCAAATAGTCtaagtaatattaaattatgGAAACTCTAAAGTGCTACTACTAATCATGCTCTTACAATcttatctggaatcatatgAGTATACACGCAATTAAAACCAAGTAACGcttgaccaaaagaaaagaaccAAGTAACAATTTCGCTCATTTAGACCAAGAATGGTCTAGAAGTTACAGAGCAATCAGATTCAGAGAAAGGGATGAAACTACATATTCATATTCCTGATGGTTTAccaaaatctcttttttttttttaaagaattttaaatttattcaagcAAAAAAACGTGTTTACATTTGCTGTTGCCTTGTATCTAACtttgttttgaataaaaaaaccAAGACCTATGTCTTCAACtttaaaattctttaaaaaaaaaaaaagagattttggTAAACCATCCGAAGAAGAGATGGAAGAAGATAACTCAAGAATGCCAGATTCTGCTTTCACAAGATTGCTTAGAACAAAAGGAACTATCCCTGCTTGGTTCGTTCTCTCACGCTCCTGACCACGAAACAGACTAAAAAATCCTTCTCACACCTTATGATACTTTAGAAAGTTGTTTCCCTACACAGTTTtacttttatgtatatatagcaATAGGTGGTTTCTTGATTTTGCTTAGAACATATAAATCACTGTGATATCTCACTGTTAAAATATTGCTGTCATTGTGTGATGTTCTTGAATGGTCGATAACAAGGTTGTTACGAAGCCGTGTGCTTATTTTAGTACCTGGTTTTGGTTACAAAGAGATTTTTCTATTCTTGTTATTGTTTTGCTTCCGGAAGTGAAGCAAAATccttcaaaaacaaaacaagagtcTTCTAAATAAAGGGAAAGAATGTTTGGTGACACAGAAATGAGAATCATTTGGTGTTATTAATAATAACCTTTTGGTGTCGTCATACTTTCATGCCCATATGTATAAGCAGCCTTGGTTCTTTTCCAAGGTTTTGATCAAAGCCATGACTAAACCTCCTCCATTTTCTCTCCTGGCCTTTAGCTGCTTccttttattcttcttcttctcctccttctcctccgtTGTTTTAGCACTCACGGATGCAGAAGCCTCATTCATTGCACAACGACAGCTCTTGACATTACCCGAGGGTGGTGATCTTCCAGAAGATATTGAGTATGAGGTCGATCTCAAGTTGACATTTGCGAATCAGAGGCTTAAGAGAGCTTATATTGCTCTACAAGCATGGAAAAAGGCGGTCTATTCAGACCCATTTAACACCACAGGAAACTGGGACGGCCCGCACGTGTGTGACTATACAGGCGTGTTCTGCGCACCAGCACTTGATGATCCTAACATCGCAGTTGTGGCAGGGGTAGATCTTAACGGTGCAGATATTGCAGGACATTTACCAGCTGAGCTTGGTTTGTTGACAGATGTGGCCATGTTCCATTTGAATTCGAACCGATTCTGTGGTATCATACCCAAAAGTGTCAATAGGTTGAAGCTAATGCATGAGTTCGATGTCAGCAACAATCGGTTTGTTGGACCTTTCCCTTCTGTCGTTGTCTCGTGGCCAGCTGTTAAGTTCATCGACCTAAGATTCAATGATTTTGAAGGTCAAGTTCCTCAAGAGCTTTTCAAGAAGGATCTTGATGCAATTTTCTTGAACAACAACAGGTTCACTTCCACCATTCCTGAGTCACTCGGAGAATCCTCAGCCTCCGTTGTGACCTTCGCTCACAACAAATTCAACGGTTGTATCCCTAAAAGTATTGGAAACATGAAGAATCTTAACGAAATCCTCTTTAAGGATAACAATCTCGGAGGTTGTTTTCCGTCAGAGATTGGAAAGCTAGCTAATATGAATGTTTTTGATGCTAGCATGAACTCATTCACCGGTGTTTTACCACAGAGTTTTGTTGGGCTTACCGGAGTCGAAGAGATTGATATCTCTGGAAATAAACTCACCGGGTTTGTACCGGAGAATGTATGCAAATTGCCTAAGTTAAGTAACTTGACCTACGCATACAATTACTTCAATGGACAAGGTTATATGTGTGTACCAGGTAGTCAGACGGATATTTCATTTGATGATACACGTAACTGCTTGCCAGATAGGCCTAAACAACGGTCGGCAAAGGAATGTGCAGTTGTTATTAGTCGTCCTGTTGATTGTAGTAAGGACAAGTGCGCTGGTGGTGGTTCTAGTCCTACTACACCGTCGAAGGGGAAGCCACCATCACGGGTGCCAACTAGGCCTGTACACAAACCACAACCACCAAAAGAATCACCAAAACCAAATGCCCCACATAATCAGTCTCCTGTGAAGTTTAGACGTAGCCCACCTCCACCACCGGTTCTGTCTCCTCCTCCCTCACCGCCGATGcattctccaccaccaccagtcCATTCACCACCACCCCCACCGGTCcattctccaccaccaccaccaacaccGGTCCattctcctccaccaccactcaattctccaccaccaccagtccattctccaccaccacccgtccattctccaccaccaccggtgcattcaccaccaccaccaccggtccattctcctccaccaccagtccattctccaccaccacccgtccattctccaccaccaccggtgcattcaccaccaccaccggtgcattctcctccaccaccggtgcattcaccaccaccaccggttcattctcctccaccaccggtgcattctcctccaccaccggtgcattcaccaccaccaccggtccattctcctccaccaccaccggtcacttctcctccaccaccggtccattctccaccaccacctgtgcattcaccaccaccaccaccagtccattctcctccaccaccggtgcattcaccaccaccaccggtccattctcctccaccaccaccggtcacttctcctccaccaccggtccattctccaccaccacctgtgcattcaccaccaccaccaccagtccattctcctccaccaccggtgcattctccaccaccaccggtcCATTCTCCACCTCCACCGGTAtcttctccaccaccaccaccaccaccacatgTCCATTCACCACCACCACGGTTCcagtctccaccaccaccgctGGCCCATTCACCTCCACCACTGGACCATAACCCGCAACCACCAATAAAGTCACCACAACCAAATGACCCTTTTGATCAGTCTCCAGTGAAGTTCAGGCGTAGCCCGCCTCCACCACAACAATCACACCCAGTGGTTTCTCCTCCGTCTCCTGTTAACTCTCCACCACCGATATATTCTCCACCGCCAACACCGGTTCAACCTCCACCAGAAACACCTGCCAACTCTCCTCCCCCACGAGCACCAACACGGACAGTAGAAGCATCACCTCCAAGTGAAGAATTCATCATGCCAACAATCATTGGCCACCAATATGCATCGCCACCACCTCCAATGTTTCCGGGCTACTAATATTAGAGAGATAATACAAGTTGATGTTATGAATCATGTCgtgagaagaaaaaagaaaaccgGGAAAAAATTGAGGAagacagaagaagaacaagcaAGGAGGGCAATGTATCGTAGTGGCATTAACtccttacaaataattttataatgtttGTGTAGTAATAACAGTTAACATATTTTTTAGTCCGTGAAAATTTTTTACACTTTCAAAAGAAAGAAGGTAATTCTTATGCTTCTTCTCTCGTGTTGTTTAAGGCCCTTTTACGATGATGGTATCTTAGAATCTACATATCTGAGATCTCTTAGGTGAACTAAAAATTAATGTAATCGATAAAAATAAGTTCTTCAACTCGAGTAGGTTACCTATCAACTATCAGTGTGGAACTTTATAAgatacactagattttgaccagCGCTTTTAAACCGCAGATTATCCTCCTTTCCAAATTTCCGATTAGTGTGTATATTCGACTTGTGTTTTGGTGTTTATATATACTGTCATTTcgtgtttatatatatctatcattctcattaggggtgggcactttacccgatatccgaaaccatactcgaacccgacccgaaaaacccgaaccgaaatccgaaccgaagtagcaaaatacccgaatggatattaagttaagagagattggatatccgaacccgaacgggtaatatccgaacccgaagggatatccgaaaataaccgaacatatCTATAATTATCCTTATATTTCTaatttacatctctcattttatttaaaaatatttatattgatactACACATACttcaaaatcatataatatacatataattacggAGAAAATGATTTAACATTCACTTAAAATACATGTTAAGCATATTTTTTCcatgtattaacaaaatttacatccgaaatttaaaaataataataaaactaatgtttatttatttttgaaacgtTATCTCTAAATCTAATAAtcatttaatctattaaaaattaaaaaaataagttaagtaaaatctatattttaaatataataaactttaaaaaatgaaaaattaaattttttctttcaaaatctaaatatccgaacccgatccaaaataaccgaacccgaactaaaaatacccgaacccgacctgaaattcagaaatacccgaacagATATTATAGCCCTATACCGAAatatccgaaaatccgaaatatccgatccgaacccgaacgggtacccgaacgcccacctcTAATTCTCATCCACAGTTTAAAACTTCAGGTCGAATCTATtccaatttttgattttatatataaagtatatttcAAATATCTATCAAGTTATAAATCTTCATCGTCAGACCACGATCACTATATAGAATCCCTTTTATTTCAAACCCGTCCCTTAAGGCCCAAGCATGATCGTTTGAAGCCTCATATTTTATATGACTAGGGGTTAACCCGGGTTACGCCCGGAGCAATTTtagtttttcaaatattttgtatacaatTACTTCGTTGGATGTTATATTctgaactatatatttttgtgaattgatgaatactttatatttatagtatacatgataaaagtttgaatattttttgagtttgaaattattttattttatattgatgTAAACATTTTTTGTGATAGTTGAATTttgttgtttgtattttttgtgatagtttaatctttgaaagttttgtatatatttgaactcttatttctaattttttatcggatctaataaatattttccaatggaactttatattatatcagaacatttgatattatatatattttttcttttgactaaaaatatttgttttcctatcattttgtttttgtttctgaaaTTGTCTTCCAAATTAACCAAATCAAATGTTAATTAAGAACCTAAAACATAAACCGGATCTCAATCTCATATCCACATTAACCTAACCAAATCAAGTGtcaataaccaaaaacataaacagGATCCTAATTTCATCTCCACGTTGACGGAAACGAATCGTGCccataaattaattttatatttgtatcacgtcaaatttttctattattttaaaaatcaaattacaaatcaaaaatagaacCATGTTTTGAAAGCTTGttctaatttagtttctaacaTTATGtcatttagattatttttaacaaataaacatTTAACTAATAATTGTATTccttaatataaatctaattttgtttttcaaatttgttttcatttttatacacAGTCACAcacaaaaaggtaaaataatattatcataaactaAGCTTGCCATCATTTGCCTTTGTCATGGAAAACTAACCTCTGTCGATTGAATATACATAAtgtttttgtgtatatatatataaatatatttgtttatgatTTGCGGACCTTGCTACTAGGGATGCTATTGAAGATTTCTTTGTAGACAATATTGTTTACTCCAGCTGCtgaatctttttcttcttgtaaaATACTTAAACCTTCACGTGATGTTACTCTCGAGAGAACAATATATAGCTGACCATGACTGAAAACTTGTTTAGGCAAATATAAAGTAACTAATTTAAGCTTTGTCCTTGACTTTTGTCATTCTATAGCATATTCTTAGGAGTGTCAAAATGGGTAAATCAACCCAAACCAACCCATACCCAAATGGATTGAACAGGTTATGGATCATGAGTTAAACCAAACCATTAACTAAATGGACTGGACTAAACCATAATCCATGCAAATTAATGAGTTAGTGGTTTTATTGGGTTGACCCACTAACAATGctattaataaacataatttttaaaaaattatcatatcacagtaaaattattattgacaaagtactaatttttaataacaaaaaatgcTAATCAGaaattaacaaattatataatttaactcatcaaaatatttaacacAACATATTTAATACAATAATTCAAACTCCAAAATTCAAAACACTTATTAATAGTACCACTGTTTAGAAGATCTTCTTCATTATTCATCATCTTCGCTGATGCTACGAGTGTTCCACAAACACGCAAATGCTGGTGATACCTGTCAACATAAAGAACGTCCATTAGCACTATGAAGAGACAAAGTCAAAGAATATTCTTCCAACCACAAATACAATAAAGATGACAACAATTCTCAAACCAGTAATAAAGCATTTTCCAATAAGAAAATATCAAACCAGAAACTATACATGTTGACTAGAAATGATGAGCTATGTTTCCAGACACATATCAGTCGAACCAAGCAATTATGAGCTAAGTTTCCAGTCTACGTGAGAAAATTAACTACCTGAATAGCTTCAATCATCACTCAAGGTACAGCAATACAAACAAATACACCAAACCCagaaaaattataaactgaTTTTGAAACCCAGAAATCGCAAGAGAGAAAAACAGAGTTGCTGTGTTTGATGATGAAGGGGTAATCGATGTCAAGTCGTGATTGATGATGAAGGTTGTGATCGATAAGTCGTGATTGATGATGAAGGTCTCGAGGTTGTGATTGATGATTGATGATTGATGATGAAGGTCTCGGGAGATCGGGAAAAAAATCAAGTTtggtgagagaaagaaaaagagagaaagaggaagagaagagattacGTGAAAAAATGGATTGGATTGGATAACCCATAAACCCACTTTGATCCAAACCAATATTAATCCAACTCATTAAACTGACTAACTCATAAAAACCATTTATCCATTGGTATCCAAATTATTAACCCATTAGGACTATGGATTTGTTTGGTTTGGGTCAATCCATTGGTTTCAACCCATTTTGACACCTCTACATACTCttatggaaaattgttttttcttaagTATAAATGGATGGTCTAAGACTATTAGAGATAAAATGATTCTTCAGAGTGAGACTCTTTTACCAAATATATGTACTTCTGACTATTTCACCTTCGATAGCTTTTTCTGTCATATGAGTAAGAGCGATATTTATAACGATGTGATTGAGAGCGAGATAAGCGGTCtcttcatataaaaatatttggaaataatcaaaatttaaaaactatacatttttcagatatttttttaatgtagtatttccattttctatattgtataattacttaaaatgtaaaactatatattttcagatagatgtttaatatagcatttcaatttcttatattgtatatttactttttttttgagtgTGTCCATCGGCTCCACATCTAAATTACTAAATACCTTACTATTCCTAgctttccaaatgtaccataaTATCCATGCAAACTGGTGATCATCCATAGCCGGTGTAACCCGCCAGAACAGGTGATCCATATTTGTacttacttattatttatttattcttatattgtatatttagttattatttatttattcttatattgtatattaatttattctaatttttttgcttttatatcaaatggttATATTgcgatagatgtttaatataatattcctatttcttatattgtatattcacttattgtttattttactatatattttcagatagatgtttaatgtaattttcctattcttatattgtatatatacttattatttttctctttcttgtATTGTGTATTTACTTACCTAATATTATGAttgatgtttaatgtaatatttgtatttcttatattatatatttacttattatttattttactatacattttcatatagatgtttaatttagtttttccatttcttatattgtatatttacttattgtttatttttcttacttcgtatatttacttattctgatttttttcttttatatcaaataataatattacaatagatctttaatgtaatatttcttatatattatatttacttattatttatttgttcttatattgtatatttatttattctaatattacgatagataatatttttattttttatattgtatatttacttatttttttctatattgtatatttacttataaatatttaaaataataaaaatgtaaaagtatacattttcagatagatgcTCAATGtagtttttcatttcttatattgaatatatactaattatttattttattataaatttttcagTTCAATGttcaatgtaatatttctatttttatattgtatatttacttattatttattttattataaaattttcagataaatgtttgatgtaatttttctatttttctattgtatatttacttattatatatttttccttatatcttatttttattttttatttatttttcatttcaataaTAATGCAACGTGGCATCTTTCCATGTAAGTTTTttacttattaatattatttttacatattatttattatatacatattatttattatttcgaaattatatatatggtaatcTTGCATATGTTTAATGTAGCATTTCCATTTCTaatgttgtatatttacatattatttattatatcaaaattaaacatatcatggtaatcttacatatgtttaatgtagtatttccatttataattttgtatatttacatattatttattattttcgatattatatatatatggactaattatttattttattataaatttttcagTTCAATGttcaatgtaatatttatatttttatattgtatatttacttattatttattttattataaatttttcagatagatgtttaatgtaatttttctatttttctattgtatatttacttattattatttttccttatatcttatatttacttttatttatttttcattttcaataataatgCAACGTGGCATCTTTCCAGAGAAGTTTttacttattaatattatttttacatattatttattatatacatattatttattattttcgaaattatatatatggtaatcttgcatatgtttaatgtagtatttccatttctaatgttgtatatttacatattatttattatttcaaaattatatatatcatggtaatcttacatatgtttaatgtagtattttcatttataattttgtatatttacatattatttattattttcgatattatatatatggtaatcttacatatgtttaatttttcatttctaatgttgtatatttacatattattttatttttcaaaattacataTCATGGTAATCTCacatatgtttaatttagtatttccatttataattttgtgtatttacatattatttattatttttgaaattctaTTTATCagtaatattaaaatgtaaaactatacattataTCAATATTtcgaaaaatgtaaaactaaacaTAATAAGGCAATAATATTAGTTATGCCACTTGGCTTCTTTTCGAAGAGGGTCTCTAAAACGATATGGACGCTCTCTGGAACTTCAAAATGTACATTTTATTAATAggaattctaaaaatataagtttGGTAAGATTTGCCATTCTTAGTaggttatgaatatatgaaagTAAAtagaatctatatatatatatacatatacatatatttccaAATAATTATAAGATATTTAGGAATAATAGcttcatattaatatattaggaaatctaaataatttagtttgtcaaaaaaaaaggaaacactgATATTGGACTTAATGAAtccgttatatatatatatatatatatatatatatatatatatatacatatatttccaAATAATTATAAGATATTTAGGAATAATAGcttcatattaatatattaggaaatctaaataatttagtttgtcaaaaaaaaaggaaacactgATATTGGACTTAATGAATCCGTTTTCAAGGAGAGAAATTTGAATATTGTAGTGCAGCTTAAGAATTccataaattataataacagtttataaaaaataattcctGTAAATAATCTCTGATACAAAAAcggtcaaatttgtgcaggctTTAAAATGATTGTGTTGTTCACGAATATCtataacaaatagatatatTAATAGTAAATTAGTTTACGAATTATGTAAGTGAATGTCAATTTCTTACTTGGTGTAATTTGTTAACTTTTAGAATAAATAACTTAACCGTTTAAATGATGTTTGCAAAGATCTATCGATATTAGTATATTTCTACATATTATAGGCATATATAGTAGTATTTACTATTAGAGGGCCTTgataatctattatataatgAGGGAGTATCACTCCTCTTTATGGGACACGTgtcctttttcttttaatggGCTGTGTTTTGTCTGGGCTTAAGTATGTGATTTATGTTCTGATTTTATGGATTTTGGCCCACAACATATCTGTTCTTTAGACTCGATCCCTCTTCGtcttcgtcttcctcttcctcttccgttCTTCCTTAAGTACTCAATCAAAAACATTTGTAGCTTGAAGGTAGAGAGATCAAGcgactgagagagagagagagagagtggtgTGGAAACGAAAGCATGATCTAAGTTTTTCCTCTCAGATATTCCGACAACAGTATTCTCCGATCGGAGCTTTGAGACATTCCGACAGAAGCATAAAAAGATCGTTCCTTTCGTGTGTCTGTGTGTGTGAGGGGGTTTGTCGGAAAAATGTAGCGGTACGGTCGCGCCGGTGAAGAAGAGCCGCGATCGGATCCGTCGATTGAATAGACCTCTCATGGAGTCCAAACCAGAGTCGAAGGTAACGTAAATGCAGCGTCTTTGATTCATCTTAGGgggattatattatttttaaaatgcgTGTTTTTTGTAGCTTCGATGTGGCGGTTAGGGTTAAGCGGCGGCGGagctggaggaggaggaggaggaggagaagcgtACCCGGAGCGATCAAATGAGCCTGATCGTGGAGCGGCGTTTGCGGGTACGGTTCAAGATGTCGGTTTAATCACCCGCGAGATCGTGGAGCGGTAAATAAAGTTTCCCACTTTTGAATCAGATCGTTGAATTGGGTTTTTGAAAGCTCTTGGTTTGGTGTTTAAGTTGTTGGAGGTGTGAGAGGAGGAGTTGGAGGAGATGGAGCTTTACCGGAGAGAA is a genomic window containing:
- the LOC108838965 gene encoding zinc finger CCCH domain-containing protein 34-like; protein product: MWRLGLSGGGAGGGGGGGEAYPERSNEPDRGAAFAGTVQDVGLITREIVERCWRCERRSWRRWSFTGENGTTGLSGFHFMRTGTCKYGASCKYHHPRQGGGGSVAPVAGVFKEFGF
- the LOC108810535 gene encoding pollen-specific leucine-rich repeat extensin-like protein 3 — translated: MYKQPWFFSKVLIKAMTKPPPFSLLAFSCFLLFFFFSSFSSVVLALTDAEASFIAQRQLLTLPEGGDLPEDIEYEVDLKLTFANQRLKRAYIALQAWKKAVYSDPFNTTGNWDGPHVCDYTGVFCAPALDDPNIAVVAGVDLNGADIAGHLPAELGLLTDVAMFHLNSNRFCGIIPKSVNRLKLMHEFDVSNNRFVGPFPSVVVSWPAVKFIDLRFNDFEGQVPQELFKKDLDAIFLNNNRFTSTIPESLGESSASVVTFAHNKFNGCIPKSIGNMKNLNEILFKDNNLGGCFPSEIGKLANMNVFDASMNSFTGVLPQSFVGLTGVEEIDISGNKLTGFVPENVCKLPKLSNLTYAYNYFNGQGYMCVPGSQTDISFDDTRNCLPDRPKQRSAKECAVVISRPVDCSKDKCAGGGSSPTTPSKGKPPSRVPTRPVHKPQPPKESPKPNAPHNQSPVKFRRSPPPPPVLSPPPSPPMHSPPPPVHSPPPPPVHSPPPPPTPVHSPPPPLNSPPPPVHSPPPPVHSPPPPVHSPPPPPVHSPPPPVHSPPPPVHSPPPPVHSPPPPVHSPPPPVHSPPPPVHSPPPPVHSPPPPVHSPPPPVHSPPPPPVTSPPPPVHSPPPPVHSPPPPPVHSPPPPVHSPPPPVHSPPPPPVTSPPPPVHSPPPPVHSPPPPPVHSPPPPVHSPPPPVHSPPPPVSSPPPPPPPHVHSPPPRFQSPPPPLAHSPPPLDHNPQPPIKSPQPNDPFDQSPVKFRRSPPPPQQSHPVVSPPSPVNSPPPIYSPPPTPVQPPPETPANSPPPRAPTRTVEASPPSEEFIMPTIIGHQYASPPPPMFPGY